A single window of Spirochaetota bacterium DNA harbors:
- a CDS encoding acetate--CoA ligase family protein: protein MKEESNINLLFEPGSIAVIGASSKPGKIGFSVIRNLKQGGFKGKIYPINPQGGEILGEQVFNSVKDIPGDVDVASIIVPAKLAFEAVKECADKGVKHIQIITSGFSEVGEVELEHKIVDYAKSKGSRILGPNIFGVFSAISNFNSTFSATEIACGHVAILTQSGALGIAMIGKTAVNNIGLSAIVSTGNKADIDEADCLEYVVKSELTKVILMYVEGIKGGERFIEALGAATRVKPVIVLKSGRSKRGAAAAASHTGSLAGADEITDAILKQCGALRAESLQEAFNWCKFLSSAPEPRGNRGVIVTNGGGIGVMATDACEKYGVELYDDQAVLKDVFACATPEFGSLKNPIDITGGANSAAYDLALSAPAVSDKMDATMALYCETATFDSENLAPMIRNTYKKHMETGTPVVYAIVGGSAVENAIVTLNKENVPVYADPYDAISCMGALYRHYGHNKSRDNSVSESGIDLAAIEKVIDKALADGRTFLLANEGQNVMTAAGIMIPGAAIAKSIDDAVRCAEKTGYPVVMKVVSRDILHKSDAGGVALNIENKDEVVDAYEAIMRNCRAYKSDAVIDGIEVCEMVKKGTEIIIGARKDPQMGPIVMAGMGGIYVEVMKDVAFRSAALNRNEALKMIAETRSYALLLGARGEDQKDIDVVVDSVIKAATIIRKVPRISDIEINPIVVYEKGSGVKAVDVRILITK from the coding sequence ATGAAGGAAGAATCAAACATAAATCTGTTGTTCGAGCCCGGATCGATCGCCGTCATAGGCGCCTCGTCCAAGCCTGGGAAAATCGGTTTCAGCGTTATCCGCAACCTCAAACAGGGCGGGTTCAAAGGAAAGATATATCCCATCAATCCGCAGGGCGGAGAGATCCTTGGCGAGCAGGTGTTTAACAGCGTCAAAGACATCCCCGGAGACGTGGATGTCGCGTCGATTATAGTCCCGGCGAAACTCGCCTTCGAAGCCGTGAAGGAATGCGCCGACAAGGGTGTAAAACACATTCAGATCATCACCTCGGGCTTTTCGGAAGTGGGCGAAGTCGAGCTCGAGCACAAGATTGTCGATTACGCGAAATCGAAGGGCTCCCGCATTCTGGGTCCCAATATCTTCGGTGTTTTCTCGGCGATCTCCAATTTCAACTCGACCTTCTCCGCCACCGAAATCGCCTGCGGGCACGTGGCCATTCTTACCCAGTCCGGCGCCCTCGGCATTGCCATGATCGGCAAGACCGCCGTCAACAACATCGGCCTTTCCGCAATCGTTTCGACCGGCAACAAGGCCGACATCGACGAGGCCGATTGCCTCGAATATGTCGTCAAGAGCGAGCTGACCAAGGTAATTTTAATGTACGTTGAGGGCATCAAGGGCGGTGAGCGCTTTATCGAGGCCCTCGGCGCGGCGACCCGGGTGAAGCCGGTTATCGTCCTCAAATCGGGCCGTTCGAAGAGGGGGGCCGCGGCCGCCGCCTCGCACACCGGTTCGCTCGCCGGCGCCGATGAGATAACCGACGCCATCCTCAAACAGTGCGGCGCGCTCCGCGCTGAAAGCCTGCAGGAGGCCTTCAACTGGTGCAAGTTCCTTTCCAGCGCCCCGGAACCCAGGGGAAACCGCGGCGTCATCGTCACCAACGGCGGCGGTATCGGCGTTATGGCGACCGACGCGTGTGAGAAGTACGGCGTCGAGCTCTATGACGACCAGGCCGTCCTGAAAGATGTATTCGCCTGCGCAACTCCGGAATTTGGTTCTCTCAAAAACCCGATCGACATAACCGGCGGCGCGAACTCGGCCGCGTACGACCTCGCGCTTTCCGCTCCGGCCGTAAGCGATAAAATGGACGCCACCATGGCGCTCTACTGCGAGACGGCGACATTCGACTCCGAGAACCTGGCGCCGATGATCCGTAACACCTACAAAAAGCACATGGAAACCGGCACGCCGGTTGTGTACGCAATCGTCGGCGGATCGGCCGTAGAGAACGCCATAGTTACCCTTAACAAGGAAAACGTGCCCGTATACGCCGACCCGTATGACGCCATCTCGTGCATGGGCGCCTTGTACCGGCACTACGGCCACAACAAATCCCGCGACAACTCGGTCAGCGAGTCCGGCATCGACCTTGCCGCCATCGAAAAGGTGATCGACAAGGCGCTCGCCGACGGACGCACCTTCCTCCTCGCCAACGAGGGCCAGAACGTCATGACGGCGGCGGGCATCATGATCCCCGGCGCGGCGATCGCGAAATCGATCGATGACGCGGTAAGGTGCGCCGAGAAGACCGGTTACCCCGTCGTCATGAAGGTCGTTTCCCGCGACATCCTCCACAAGAGCGACGCGGGCGGCGTGGCGCTCAATATCGAGAACAAGGACGAGGTAGTCGACGCCTATGAAGCGATCATGCGCAACTGCAGGGCCTACAAGTCCGACGCGGTGATCGACGGCATCGAGGTCTGCGAGATGGTGAAAAAGGGAACCGAGATCATCATCGGCGCCCGTAAGGATCCGCAGATGGGCCCAATCGTCATGGCCGGCATGGGCGGCATCTATGTCGAAGTGATGAAGGACGTCGCCTTCCGCTCGGCGGCCCTCAACAGGAACGAGGCCCTCAAGATGATAGCGGAGACAAGGTCGTACGCGCTGCTGCTCGGCGCGCGCGGCGAAGACCAGAAGGACATTGACGTTGTGGTCGACTCCGTCATCAAGGCGGCGACGATCATCCGGAAGGTTCCGAGGATATCCGATATCGAGATCAATCCGATCGTCGTTTACGAGAAGGGCAGTGGAGTCAAGGCGGTCGATGTGCGAATTCTGATTACGAAGTAA
- a CDS encoding DRTGG domain-containing protein produces MDKIVISSSRESAGKTSIIVGLAKAMGKTCGYIKPFGDRLLYRKKRLWDYDAALVTQVLGLHENPEDITIGFEHSKLRYMYDEVRIGEKVKELVANTGKNKDLLFVEGGKDLSYGVSVHLDAVSLAQNIGGKLIVVVSGNDDSIVDDIMFIKNYVGLGKVEFGGAIINKVHDLEDFSATYLPAIAKTGVKVLGIVPMQPDLKNFTVGYLSECLFAKVIAGEGGLNNVVKTIFVGAMSTNEAIRSPLFNKENRLVVTSGDRSDMVLAALDKSTIGILLTNNILPPSSIISKASELNIPLLLVPSDTYQVARQIDAMEPLLTRDNTANINLLAELVKKNVKLKEI; encoded by the coding sequence ATGGACAAGATAGTGATTTCATCGTCAAGGGAGAGCGCCGGCAAGACCAGCATTATAGTGGGCCTGGCGAAGGCCATGGGCAAGACCTGCGGTTACATCAAACCTTTCGGTGACCGGCTGCTGTACCGTAAAAAGAGGTTGTGGGACTACGACGCCGCCCTTGTTACGCAGGTGCTCGGCCTCCACGAGAACCCGGAGGATATCACCATCGGCTTCGAGCATTCCAAGCTGCGCTACATGTACGACGAAGTGCGCATCGGGGAAAAGGTAAAGGAGCTCGTCGCCAACACCGGTAAGAACAAGGACCTTCTTTTCGTGGAAGGCGGGAAAGACCTCTCGTACGGGGTTTCAGTGCACCTGGATGCGGTGTCGCTCGCGCAGAACATCGGCGGGAAGCTGATCGTGGTGGTGAGCGGGAACGACGATTCGATCGTCGACGACATCATGTTCATAAAGAATTATGTCGGCCTCGGTAAGGTTGAATTCGGCGGGGCCATCATCAACAAGGTACACGATCTCGAGGACTTCAGCGCGACCTATCTGCCCGCCATCGCGAAGACCGGCGTCAAGGTGCTCGGCATCGTTCCGATGCAGCCTGATTTAAAGAACTTCACCGTCGGCTATCTTTCGGAGTGCCTGTTCGCGAAGGTGATTGCGGGAGAGGGCGGGTTGAACAATGTCGTAAAGACAATTTTCGTGGGCGCCATGTCAACGAATGAAGCGATTCGCAGTCCGCTCTTCAACAAGGAAAACCGCCTTGTCGTTACCAGCGGTGACCGCAGCGATATGGTGCTGGCCGCGCTCGACAAGAGCACCATCGGTATACTGCTTACCAATAATATCCTGCCGCCTTCGAGCATTATCTCAAAAGCGTCCGAGTTGAACATACCGCTGCTTCTGGTGCCATCCGACACCTACCAGGTGGCGCGGCAGATAGATGCCATGGAGCCGCTGCTTACCAGGGACAATACCGCCAACATCAATTTGCTTGCAGAGCTTGTAAAGAAGAACGTGAAGTTAAAGGAAATCTGA
- a CDS encoding acetyl-CoA hydrolase/transferase C-terminal domain-containing protein gives MDWKNVYRGKLTTAAEAVRRIKSGDRVVVGHASGSPEVLLRAMMDNRDAYNKVEIVHMVAMGPSEYCRTENGNHFLHNSLFAGTSSRESINQARAVFTPCHFSQIPRLFAEKILPVDVTLCMLSAPDEHGFCSYGISVDYTKPAAENSKLVIAEVSPHMPRTLGNSFIHVSKVDCIVETDSKPIILSPPKITANDEKIGKFCAELIRDGDCLQLGIGAVPDAVLCFLKHKKDLGIHTEMFADGVVDLVNSGVITCARKNFHPGKMIATFFMGSEKLYRFVNNNPMVEMYPVDYTNNPAIIARNDNMVSINSALQVDLLGQAVSDTIGYRQFSGSGGQGDFVRGAAWSRGGRSILAFHSTASGGKISKIVPLIDEGAAVTTPRTDIHFIVTEYGIAELYGRTVKQRAEALIAIAHPDFREELSKRFQERYKQ, from the coding sequence ATGGACTGGAAGAATGTTTACAGGGGCAAACTGACAACGGCGGCCGAGGCCGTGCGCCGTATAAAATCCGGCGACCGCGTGGTCGTGGGGCATGCCAGCGGCTCACCGGAGGTGCTGCTGCGGGCCATGATGGATAACCGCGATGCTTATAACAAGGTCGAGATCGTTCACATGGTGGCGATGGGCCCTTCTGAGTATTGCCGCACCGAAAACGGCAATCATTTCCTTCACAACTCGCTGTTCGCCGGCACCTCCAGCCGGGAATCCATCAACCAGGCGAGAGCGGTATTCACCCCCTGTCACTTCAGCCAGATCCCGCGCCTTTTCGCGGAGAAGATACTGCCGGTGGACGTAACGCTTTGCATGCTCTCCGCACCCGACGAGCATGGTTTCTGTTCCTACGGCATCTCGGTCGACTACACCAAGCCCGCCGCCGAGAACTCGAAACTGGTTATCGCAGAGGTAAGCCCGCACATGCCGCGAACGCTCGGGAACTCCTTCATCCATGTATCCAAGGTCGACTGTATCGTCGAGACCGATTCGAAACCGATCATTCTCTCGCCTCCCAAAATTACCGCGAACGACGAAAAGATCGGAAAGTTCTGCGCGGAGCTCATCCGCGACGGCGACTGCCTGCAGCTCGGCATCGGCGCCGTACCCGACGCGGTGCTCTGTTTCCTGAAACACAAGAAGGACCTCGGAATACATACCGAGATGTTCGCGGACGGAGTGGTGGATCTGGTCAATTCCGGCGTCATAACCTGCGCCCGGAAAAATTTCCACCCCGGCAAAATGATCGCCACCTTCTTCATGGGCAGCGAAAAGCTCTACCGCTTCGTGAACAACAATCCCATGGTGGAAATGTATCCCGTCGACTACACCAACAATCCCGCCATCATAGCGCGAAACGACAACATGGTTTCAATCAATTCGGCGCTGCAGGTCGACCTTCTCGGGCAGGCCGTTTCCGACACCATCGGTTACCGACAGTTCAGCGGATCGGGAGGCCAGGGGGATTTCGTACGCGGCGCCGCCTGGTCCAGGGGAGGACGATCGATCCTCGCCTTCCACTCGACAGCCTCGGGTGGAAAAATATCCAAAATAGTGCCCCTAATAGACGAAGGCGCGGCGGTGACTACCCCCCGAACCGATATTCACTTTATCGTTACCGAGTACGGAATCGCCGAGCTGTATGGAAGGACGGTGAAGCAGAGGGCTGAGGCACTGATCGCGATCGCGCATCCGGATTTTCGGGAAGAGCTCTCGAAACGTTTTCAAGAGAGGTATAAACAATAA
- a CDS encoding 4-hydroxyphenylacetate 3-hydroxylase family protein: MALKTAEEYEESLRKLNLVVYMFGERVKNVVDDPIIRPSMNAVAMTYKLAHMPEYEDLMTATSHITGKKINRFCHIHQSTEDLVKKSKMGRLLGSLTGCCFQRCVGMDAMNALSMVTYDIDKKYGTQYNKRFLKYLEYVQNNDLVCDGAMTDPKGNRGLPPHQQADPDLFLHVVEERKDGIVVRGAKAHQTGAVNSHEIIVMPTISMREEDKDFAISFALPSDAKGITYIMGRQSCDTRKLEEGGVDRGNQLFGGHEALVVFDNVFVPWERVFMYREYDFSGQLVEQFASYHRQSYACKVGVGDVLIGAAQTAAEYNGAEKASHVKDKIIEMNHLNETLYCGCIACASEGHKEPSGTYYVNTLLANVHKQNITRFPYEIARLAQDIAGGLMVTLPSEKDFKSPLVGNWLNKYYAGRADVPTENRCRILRLIENITMGTAAVGYLTESMHGAGSPQAQRIMIARQVNLKQKQKLAKHLCGIED; this comes from the coding sequence ATGGCCCTGAAAACGGCGGAGGAATACGAAGAGAGCCTTAGAAAACTCAATCTGGTTGTATATATGTTCGGCGAGAGGGTGAAAAACGTGGTCGACGACCCCATCATTCGCCCGTCAATGAACGCCGTGGCCATGACCTACAAACTGGCGCACATGCCCGAATATGAAGACCTCATGACCGCGACATCGCACATCACCGGAAAGAAGATCAACCGGTTCTGCCACATACACCAGAGCACGGAAGACCTGGTTAAGAAGAGCAAGATGGGCCGGCTGCTCGGCTCGCTCACCGGATGCTGCTTTCAGCGGTGCGTGGGGATGGACGCGATGAACGCCCTCTCGATGGTCACCTACGATATCGACAAAAAATACGGTACGCAATACAACAAGCGCTTTCTCAAATATCTCGAATATGTCCAGAACAACGACCTGGTGTGCGACGGGGCCATGACCGATCCGAAGGGAAACAGGGGACTGCCCCCCCATCAGCAGGCCGACCCCGACCTCTTTTTGCATGTCGTCGAGGAAAGAAAGGACGGCATAGTGGTGCGCGGCGCGAAGGCGCACCAGACCGGTGCGGTAAACTCGCACGAGATCATCGTGATGCCGACCATCTCCATGAGGGAGGAAGATAAAGACTTCGCGATATCATTCGCCCTGCCCTCGGACGCGAAGGGGATCACTTATATCATGGGCCGCCAGTCGTGCGACACCCGCAAGCTCGAGGAGGGTGGCGTCGACAGGGGAAACCAGTTATTCGGCGGACACGAGGCCCTGGTGGTCTTCGATAACGTGTTCGTTCCATGGGAGCGGGTCTTCATGTACAGGGAATACGATTTCTCCGGGCAGCTCGTCGAGCAGTTCGCCTCGTACCACCGCCAGAGCTACGCGTGCAAGGTCGGTGTTGGCGATGTCCTCATCGGTGCCGCCCAGACCGCGGCCGAGTACAACGGCGCGGAGAAGGCCTCCCATGTAAAAGACAAGATCATCGAGATGAACCATCTCAACGAGACCCTTTATTGCGGCTGCATCGCCTGCGCGTCCGAGGGACACAAAGAGCCATCCGGCACGTATTACGTCAACACCCTGCTCGCCAACGTTCACAAGCAGAACATCACGCGCTTCCCCTATGAGATCGCGCGCCTGGCGCAGGACATCGCCGGCGGTCTCATGGTGACTCTCCCTTCGGAGAAAGACTTCAAGTCGCCGCTCGTCGGGAACTGGCTCAACAAGTACTACGCGGGCAGAGCGGACGTCCCGACCGAGAACCGCTGCCGTATCCTCCGGCTCATCGAAAACATCACGATGGGCACGGCGGCGGTCGGATACCTGACCGAATCGATGCACGGCGCGGGTTCCCCGCAGGCCCAGCGCATCATGATCGCCAGGCAGGTCAACCTGAAGCAGAAGCAGAAGCTCGCCAAACATCTTTGCGGCATAGAGGATTAA
- a CDS encoding N-acyl homoserine lactonase family protein, which translates to MNSKTLEPQESRNDASGTFIDQAASGSELDRRDFLRHMGKSLAVVASVPLLETMMGKAGAAFAAAPATQPRVSKSGLADVYAFKCGILKTQTQYMLKDTRVGTPMDIPVTFFMIRHGKDWVAFDTGNNAMVAKDPVGYWTAPIVKAYTPVMKDFEEFKIQIDKALGIRPKDLKAVILSHGHLDHAGAIDNFVGTGVPLYFQKKELQVIKDEMAKNKATGVTTAYIPGDFAKMNKLNIKTVDGVHDLFGDQSVVLFPTPGHTPGHQSLMVKQSNGAVTILCADAEYTLENMYEAIPPGLAWDIPQSSQALYMFKVMKWMGPNVEIVPSHDPKYWSNKPLAPKLYEL; encoded by the coding sequence ATGAACAGTAAAACTCTTGAGCCGCAGGAATCCAGAAACGACGCGAGCGGAACGTTCATCGACCAGGCCGCTTCCGGCAGCGAGCTAGACCGGCGGGACTTCTTACGCCACATGGGGAAGAGCCTTGCCGTGGTCGCTTCCGTGCCGCTCCTCGAGACGATGATGGGAAAGGCCGGTGCCGCGTTCGCCGCCGCTCCCGCGACGCAACCGAGGGTCTCGAAGTCGGGCCTTGCCGACGTGTACGCCTTCAAGTGCGGAATACTCAAAACCCAGACCCAGTACATGCTGAAAGACACCCGCGTTGGCACGCCCATGGATATTCCGGTGACCTTTTTCATGATCCGTCACGGCAAGGACTGGGTGGCTTTTGATACGGGAAACAATGCCATGGTGGCGAAAGACCCGGTGGGATACTGGACCGCGCCGATAGTCAAGGCCTACACCCCGGTAATGAAGGATTTCGAGGAATTCAAGATCCAAATCGACAAGGCGCTCGGCATCCGCCCCAAAGACCTCAAGGCCGTCATCTTGAGTCACGGCCACCTGGACCATGCCGGCGCCATCGATAATTTCGTAGGTACCGGCGTGCCGCTGTACTTCCAGAAGAAGGAGCTGCAGGTCATCAAAGACGAAATGGCGAAAAACAAAGCCACCGGTGTCACGACAGCATATATTCCGGGTGATTTTGCGAAAATGAACAAGCTGAATATTAAGACCGTCGACGGCGTACACGACCTGTTCGGCGACCAGTCGGTTGTGCTCTTCCCGACTCCGGGGCACACTCCCGGCCACCAGTCACTGATGGTCAAACAGAGCAACGGTGCGGTGACCATCCTGTGCGCAGATGCCGAGTACACGCTTGAGAATATGTATGAGGCCATTCCTCCCGGACTCGCATGGGACATTCCGCAGTCGAGCCAGGCGCTTTACATGTTCAAGGTGATGAAGTGGATGGGACCGAACGTCGAGATCGTTCCTTCGCACGATCCGAAATACTGGAGCAACAAGCCACTGGCGCCGAAACTGTACGAACTGTAG
- a CDS encoding twin-arginine translocase TatA/TatE family subunit: MGMPGIWELVIIFCILLLIFGAGKIPRLAKDIAGGIREFKKGISGEEETDKKKQLP; the protein is encoded by the coding sequence ATGGGAATGCCAGGAATCTGGGAACTTGTGATCATTTTTTGCATCCTTCTTCTGATCTTCGGTGCGGGAAAGATTCCGCGCCTCGCGAAGGATATCGCCGGCGGCATACGGGAATTCAAGAAGGGAATCAGCGGAGAAGAAGAAACCGATAAGAAGAAACAGCTTCCGTAA